The Caloenas nicobarica isolate bCalNic1 chromosome Z, bCalNic1.hap1, whole genome shotgun sequence genome has a segment encoding these proteins:
- the MED18 gene encoding mediator of RNA polymerase II transcription subunit 18 encodes MEAPPVTMMPVTGGTINMMEYLLQGSVLDQSLESLLHRLRGLCDNMEPETFLDHEMVFLLKGQQASPFVLRARRSMDKSGMPWHLRYLGQPEIGDKNRHALVRNCVDIATSDNLTDFLVEMGFRMDHEFVAKGHVFRKGIMKIVVYKIFRILMPGNTESIEPLSLSYLVELNVVAPAGQDVVSDDMRNFAEQLKPLVHLEKIDPKRLM; translated from the exons ATGGAGGCGCCCCCCGTCACCATGATGCCCGTGACGGGCGGCACCATCAACATGATGGAGTACCTGCTCCAAG GGAGCGTTTTGGACCAGAGCCTGGAGAGCCTGCTGCACCGCCTGCGCGGGCTGTGCGACAACATGGAGCCCGAGACCTTCCTGGACCACGAGATGGTGTTCCTGCTGAAGGGGCAGCAGGCCAGCCCGTTCGTGCTGCGGGCGCGGCGCTCCATGGACAAGAGCGGGATGCCCTGGCACCTGCGCTACCTGGGGCAGCCGGAGATCGGCGACAAGAACCGGCACGCGCTGGTGCGCAACTGCGTGGACATCGCGACGTCGGACAACCTGACGGACTTCCTGGTGGAGATGGGCTTCCGCATGGACCACGAGTTCGTGGCCAAAGGGCACGTGTTCCGCAAGGGCATCATGAAGATCGTGGTGTACAAGATCTTCCGCATCCTCATGCCGGGAAACACGGAGAGCATTGAGCCGCTCTCCCTGTCCTACCTGGTGGAGCTCAACGTGGTAGCACCAGCAGGACAGGATGTCGTCTCTGATGACATGAGGAACTTTGCTGAGCAACTCAAGCCTCTGGTGCACCTGGAGAAGATTGACCCCAAAAGGCTAATGTGA